A single Vanacampus margaritifer isolate UIUO_Vmar chromosome 7, RoL_Vmar_1.0, whole genome shotgun sequence DNA region contains:
- the LOC144055108 gene encoding dnaJ homolog subfamily A member 3, mitochondrial-like yields MASSASRLTTRCSVTSLVSKLCRGRLLSVSARHACRSATASFAHWGGLVAHPSPRSLKNVVTLSRLTALRYPHIIPGRCLRTSARCANKQDLYGVLGVARTASQKDIKKSYYQLAKKYHPDTNPDDPEAKEKFAKLAEAYEVLSDEVKRKQYDTYGSAGFDANRAGQQQYYRAGSANVNPEELFRKIFGDFASGFQDVNSMFEQRPEFVMELTFNEAAKGAKKELSINLEEACPRCVGKGSEPGTKVSHCQYCNGTGMESVHTGPFMMRSTCRRCGGKGSIVITPCALCRGSGQTKKKQAVTVPVPAGVEHGQTVRMSVGTKEILITFQVQRSPVFRRNGFDIHSDVLISVAQAILGGIATAQGLYETISIAIPAGCQADLVIRLQGKGIRRMNSYSYGDHYAHIKIRVPKKLTRKQRSLLLSYAEEEADVSGTVNGVAPSPAGGGKTSASAEKTSSSAEGENKQKTEEEQEEGFFSKLKKMFS; encoded by the exons ATGGCGTCTTCCGCTAGCCGGCTCACTACACGCTGTTCCGTTACGTCGCTTGTTTCCAAACTCTGCCGCGGTCGTCTTCTGTCTGTATCCGCCAGACATGCGTGTCGTTCGGCGACGGCCTCGTTCGCTCATTGGGGAGGTTTGGTGGCTCACCCGAGCCCGCGTAGCCTAAAAAATGTGGTGACATTGAGCCGGTTGACAG CCCTGCGTTATCCTCACATTATCCCAGGCCGATGCCTCCGCACCAGCGCCAGATGTGCGAACAAGCAAGACTTGTACGGGGTGCTGGGCGTCGCCCGCACGGCCTCACAAAAGGACATCAAAAAATCTTATTACCAG TTGGCAAAGAAATATCACCCAGACACAAACCCCGACGACCCAGAGGCCAAAGAGAAATTTGCCAAACTGGCCGAAGCATACGAG GTGTTAAGCGACGAGGTGAAGAGAAAGCAGTACGACACGTATGGCTCGGCGGGCTTCGACGCCAACCGGGCGGGCCAGCAGCAGTACTACAGAGCAGGCAGCGCTAACGTCAACCCCGAGGAGCTCTTCAGGAAGATTTTTGGGGATTTCGCCAGTGGCTTCCAAGACGTCAACAGCATGTTTGAGCAACGGCCGGAG TTTGTGATGGAGTTGACATTTAACGAGGCGGCGAAAGGCGCGAAGAAGGAGCTGTCCATCAACCTTGAGGAAGCCTGCCCGAGGTGCGTCGGCAAAGGCAGCGAGCCCGGCACCAAAGTGTCGCACTGCCAGTACTGCAACGGCACTGGCATG gAGTCGGTGCACACGGGCCCTTTCATGATGCGCAGCACATGTCGACGTTGCGGCGGCAAGGGCTCCATTGTAATCACGCCCTGCGCTCTGTGCCGAGGTTCCGGTCAGACCAAGAAGAAGCAGGCGGTCACGGTGCCGGTTCCGGCCG GGGTTGAGCACGGTCAGACCGTGCGCATGTCAGTCGGCACGAAGGAAATTCTCATCACGTTTCAG GTCCAGAGGAGCCCCGTGTTCAGGCGCAACGGGTTCGACATCCACTCGGACGTGCTGATTTCCGTGGCTCAAGCCATCCTGGGTGGCATCGCCACGGCGCAAGGCCTCTACGAAACCATCAGCATAGCG ATTCCCGCGGGCTGTCAAGCGGATCTGGTGATCCGGCTGCAGGGGAAAGGCATTCGCAGGATGAACAGCTACAGCTACGGCGACCACTACGCACACATCAAGATCAGAGTGCCCAA GAAGTTGACGCGGAAGCAGCGCTCTCTGCTACTCAGTTACGCCGAGGAGGAGGCGGATGTTTCTGGGACCGTCAATGGCGTCGCGCCTTCTCCGG CAGGGGGAGGCAAAACGTCAGCTTCTGCTGAGAAGACCAGCAGCTCAGCAGAGGGCGAGAACAAACAGAAGACAGAGGAAGAGCAGGAGGAAGGCTTCTTTTCGAAactcaagaaaatgtttagcTGA